The DNA window GTGCGTCCCGATATTTCAAAGCAAATAGCAGAAGCGAGAGACAAAGGTGATTTAAGCGAGAATGCCGAATACGACGCCGCTAAAGATGCTCAGGGTTTGGTTGAAATGAAGATTTCCCAATTGGAGTCTTTGGTAGCAGAAGCGAAAGTCCTTGATCCATCAACTTTAAACAATTCTAAAGTTTCCATTTTGACCAAAGTTAAAATTCAAAATGTTAAAAATGGAGCAGAATTTACTTATTTACTGGTCTCCGAAGAAGAAGCAGATTTGAAAAAAGGAAAAATATCGATACAGTCACCCATTGGAAAGGGTCTAATGGGAAAAGTTAAAGGAGATGTGGCGGCGATTGAAGCTCCTGCCGGAAAAATGGAATTTAAAATCATTGATATAAGCATTTAATGTCTGGCCTGTTTCTAAAAATAATTAAAGGAGAGATTCCTTCATACAAAGTGTATGAGGACGAAAATACCTTTGCCTTTTTAGATATCAATCCGGCTGCCAAAGGGCATACTCTGGTTATTCCTAAAAGGGAGATTGACCTTTTATGGGATTTGGAAAATGAAGATTACAAAGCTGTTATGGATTCAGCTAAAAAAATTGCCATTGCAATTCAAAAGAGCGTAGAATGCAAAAGAGTGGGGATGGCAGTTGTGGGTTTGGAAGTTCCACATGCGCATGTTCATTTAATTCCTTTAAATGCAATGTCAGATTTCTCTTTCTCTAATAAATTGCAATTAAGCGAAGAAGAATTTAAGTCTATTCAGAAAAGAATTGTCAGGAACCTTTGATCCTGTCTTTGTTTTCCTCAGCAAATTTAGCCCAACTTTTACTGGATCTTTGATTAATCCCCTTTTGATAGTGATGACACATGGCGACCGCTATTGCATCAGTTGAATCCAGATAAAAATCCTCTTTTGTTTGGATTTTCAATTCTCGTATTATCATCTCGGCCACTTGTTCCTTTGAGGCATTGCCATTACCTGTAATGGATTGTTTAACCTTTTTTGGGGCATATTCCACTACAGGGATATCTTTCTCAAGACAGGCGGCAATTGCAACTCCCTGGGCACGTCCCAATTTTAACATAGCCTGCACATTTTTGCCATAAAATTGCGCTTCAATTGCCATTTCATCGGGCATGTACTCAGTAACAATTTCTTTTATGCGATCTTGTATTTTTTTGAGTCTTAGATGATGATCTTTATATTTATCAAGTTTTATTACACCATATTGAATTATATCCACTTTGTTTGACCTTACGCTAATAAGTGCATAACCTGTTATCTTTGTTCCGGGGTCTATTCCTAATATGATTTTATCGCTTTTCAATTCTTTTTTTTACAAAATATTTAGCAACAAGGTAATTAAGAGATATGCTAATTACGCCAAAATTGCTATTGTAATTTTAAGTATTTGTGTAATTGCAAACCGTATATTATTTGGTGATTTGGAATTGCAATCTTTAAAGTTACAGCATATTAACATCTTTCTGACTTTGCTGCTTCTTTCACTGATTAATTTAATTATAGAAAGTAAAGCCTGGCAATATATTCTACAATCACATCAAAAAATTAATTTTAAAAATGCTTTTCGAGTAGTTTGCGAATGCTATCCAATAATGAGCTTTTCAAGTAATTTTTTTGGAGCGGTTCTTGGGAAGCAATCAATTTTTGGTACTCGAAAAGTTGGAACCAATATTTATAAGAACATTACTTTTGGAATCTATCAAAGCATTTCTAGTATTATTATTGGCCTTTTTGCTATTGTTTATTTTGGTTTTGGAACTATTAATGTCTTTGATAGTTGGAATGATGCTATTTATATCCTAATCGCCCTTTTTATTGTCTCCACCTTATTTACCATTGTTTTGAAGAATGGCCTGGAAAAAATTAAAATACTTTCAATGACTTCTTCCAGGTCCATTGTATATTATCTTCAATATATGTTGGTAATTCTTCACTTTTACGACCAAAGCCAATTTACATTGGCTATTTCAATTATAGCACTGTACTTCTTAATTAAGACGTTTATACCTCTGTTAAACATTTTTGGAGGGATTGGGACACGGGAATTAACACTTTCGGTGCTTTTTACTCAATTGGGAATGGATGCCACATATATCGTATTTGGAGCAGTGATGATTTGGTTGAGTAATTTTGTATTCCCGAATATCCTTGGATTAATTTCATTTTGTAAGAGAAGATTTGCTTAGTCTCTTCGTATTTATAAATGTTTTTTACGCAGGTTTTATCCTGTATCTTATTGTTTTCTTAGTAAAACAGAAAAGTCATTCCATTAAATTAGAAATTGACAACTTGAAGCCGGTGTCCCTTATTATTCCAATGAGAAATGAATTGGAAAACATTCCCAATTTATTGCTTGGCATTGAGGATCTGTTTAAGAACTCTAAAAACTTTGAACTAATACTTATCGACGATAATTCGGTCGAGGCCACTTTGGAAAAACTGAAAGAATGGCATGACAATTTTGAAAATAAGGACAAAATTGAAATCCTTTCTATAAAAGATGGGATACCTTCTAAGAAAAAAGCGATTAGCAAAGCTTTGGAAAAAGCTAAATACCATTGGATCGTGCAAACGGATGCCGATTGTGAAATTACAAGCACCTGGTTTAATTCAATCCGACAAAAAAATAATGATAAATATAATCTGATTGCCGGCCCGGTAATTTTTAAGACCGAAGGTTTCTGGTCTTCTTTACTGACTGTGGAATCCTGGGCCCTGGTATTAATATCTTACCTGGGTTTTCAAAAAGAAAAACCACAAATGTGCAGTGCGGCTAATTTATGTTGGGACAGATCGGTTTTAAAAAATCAGGCTTATTCAGAAATAATTGAAATGGAGGTTCCTTCAGGAGATGATGCCTATCTTCTAAATTATTATAACTCTGTCTATCCAAAAAAGAACTATTATGAATGGAGCCGGGGGTCCTTATTAATAACCAGAGCTCCCCGTTCTTTTGCACAATTTGTAAATCAGCGATTACGCTGGGCGTCAAAATGGGGTGCGATTAAAGGACTTTCACAAAGACTCTTTCCTATTGCTTTGTGGGTTTATCATTTCCTTCACATTTCGCTAATTCTTGCATTAAGCCTAAAAGGATATTTCCAAATTGTTTTAATCG is part of the Hyphobacterium sp. CCMP332 genome and encodes:
- the ruvC gene encoding crossover junction endodeoxyribonuclease RuvC codes for the protein MKSDKIILGIDPGTKITGYALISVRSNKVDIIQYGVIKLDKYKDHHLRLKKIQDRIKEIVTEYMPDEMAIEAQFYGKNVQAMLKLGRAQGVAIAACLEKDIPVVEYAPKKVKQSITGNGNASKEQVAEMIIRELKIQTKEDFYLDSTDAIAVAMCHHYQKGINQRSSKSWAKFAEENKDRIKGS
- a CDS encoding HIT domain-containing protein; its protein translation is MSGLFLKIIKGEIPSYKVYEDENTFAFLDINPAAKGHTLVIPKREIDLLWDLENEDYKAVMDSAKKIAIAIQKSVECKRVGMAVVGLEVPHAHVHLIPLNAMSDFSFSNKLQLSEEEFKSIQKRIVRNL
- a CDS encoding glycosyltransferase, whose translation is MRNELENIPNLLLGIEDLFKNSKNFELILIDDNSVEATLEKLKEWHDNFENKDKIEILSIKDGIPSKKKAISKALEKAKYHWIVQTDADCEITSTWFNSIRQKNNDKYNLIAGPVIFKTEGFWSSLLTVESWALVLISYLGFQKEKPQMCSAANLCWDRSVLKNQAYSEIIEMEVPSGDDAYLLNYYNSVYPKKNYYEWSRGSLLITRAPRSFAQFVNQRLRWASKWGAIKGLSQRLFPIALWVYHFLHISLILALSLKGYFQIVLIVILLKALLEMKMLNEVAKNFEHSINLLYVLVLQFLYSPYVVIFGLLSQFAVYRWKNVNR
- the greA gene encoding transcription elongation factor GreA, whose product is MANYYTKEGLQKLKDELHHLKTKVRPDISKQIAEARDKGDLSENAEYDAAKDAQGLVEMKISQLESLVAEAKVLDPSTLNNSKVSILTKVKIQNVKNGAEFTYLLVSEEEADLKKGKISIQSPIGKGLMGKVKGDVAAIEAPAGKMEFKIIDISI